TTCtaactgtattttaaaagaatgtttAGATACTAGAATTGAAACTAATTATGGTCAATCAACATTAAAAATGAACTAGCAAAAATTGGATTAGCATACCTCTGGAATGATAGATACGTTGACtgttatacatttaatattattgGGAATAGAATTAATGAGGTATATAGACAAGAGGTTATCAACAATATAAGTAATACAACACGAGGTACTctgtataaacatttaaatgataatttttgttctcaattttatttaagaaaGCATATTGgcactgtatataaaaatgtttaaccaAAATAAGAATTTCGGCACACTATCTGAATATTGAAAAGGGTAGAAAACAATATATTCCACGAGAGAATAGATTGTGTACATTttgtgatttaaatgaaattgaagatgaatatcactttctatttcaatgtccattttatgttgatttacgTCAAAAGTATATTAAGAAATAGTATTACAGAAgaccaagtgtttttaaatTAGTCAAATTATTAAGCGTTAACAACgttaaataattacaaaatactggtaaatttattcattttgcttttaagaAAAGGTCAGAAAAGTCAAAAAGTTGAGACATTTGGCTGGAAATTTAATATCTATTTTATAAATCACTCTCCATCTCTTTTgttatatcaattgtatattttacatgatgtaatTTGTACTTATAGACCGTAAGGTCcacggaataaaatgaattgaattgaaatgaATTGAATGGACTGTGGTTGTTTTGACACTGGCGATAACCAGTACAGCGGAGATTCAGACGAGGCGGGTGATATTGCCAATGATGATGACTCGCTCTCTGTTATTGGAACCACTGTTTCCATTCCGTTTCCCGATGGACGTGGTGATAGCTCAGAATCTATGAGCACCATGATGACGCTGACGATGACGgcgataatgatgatgatgatgatggcgGTGATGCTAAGGATGTCGATCGCGAATCGGAATCCGTTCTGAGTCAGAACACTTTAACTGACGGTAATGATGTTTGCTTTGGCGACGTCCTCGCACAGCCGATGTGTTCCAAGTTTTGGGATACTTATGGTGTAGAGGAGGAGGGGATGATGATAAGAAAGTAACCGGGAGACATATTTCTGCTCAgggtaaagatttttttaaaaattaaaggtTAGAGATGGTGGagtaaagaaaaagaagaaagccaaaaagttaaataatttgtataatgaattttgttttgCTGTGCTTTCTTATGTTTACGATATCATCGATCAATGTAAATGGCTTAAGAGATGTTGTAAAAGTATTTGAATACTTTcagtatcataattataaagttgttttattGCAAGAAACTTTCTGGGATGACACCTTTGTAAATCAAATAAGTCACCTGTGGAAAGGTACGATTGTTTTTAACAATAGTAATGATAACAGAAAAGGTGTCGCTATTTTAGTGtctaatgatttttaaaatggtttgaTTGATTTTGATGGATATGACAGAAGAGTTTTACGAATTAAGTTAACAATTGAAGATAATGATtggaatattgtaaatatatatgctCCGAATGCTGTTagtgaaaaaaaactttttttgaacGTTTAAAAGTTTAGTTAGGACCATTTTTGGAGAATCTTATTACAGGGGGTGATTTTAATACACTACTCTTTCCACTCTAGATCGTACAGGTGCTACGTCACATACGGTGAATCCTAGTGTGTCGGCACTGAAAAGTCTTATGTTTTCATGTGATATTCACGATATTTGGAGATTTAGAAACAAAAATTGTGCAGTTTATTCACGGAAACGAGTGAGTTTAGATACTTTATCACAAAGTCGTATAGACTACTTTCTAGTAGCTAAAACCATAAGTTCttttgtacaaaatgtatactatAATGATACTTCGTTTAGTGAtcattgttttgttgtaatgaaAATTGACTGTGATAGTGACAGTAAAGGTCCAGGTATTTGGatttttaataattgttttttgttaAGATGATTTTAATGCAAAAATAAGGTATATAATAGATTCTGCTAAAAATTGCCCTTTGTATGTTAATGAACCGAAATTTTGGTGggataatttgaaatataaaattaaaaagttttctCGAATTTATGGTAAGGATCGAAGAAAACGAAAGATGTCCGAGTTTTATAAGATTCAGAATAAACTGCATAATTATTCCTGTAATATAGCTAATGGGAGGTCCTTTGATTGTACTAAGTATGATGAGTTAAAACAGAGTtaagaaaaaattgaaaaaggaaAGTGTAATGGGGCTGTTATGAGGTCAAATGCGAAATGGGCAGCAGATGGTgataaaaatactaatttttttaaattggagAAGTATAGGCAGAACTctattaatttttataatatttagtttttataaTCAATCGTATAATTGTATTGAAACAGATGAATgtgatattgaaaatgttttaacttttattgacaaaaaggtATCTGATGATGACAGAATCGAGTGCGATTCGCCTGTAACTGTTGATGAAATACACAAAGCGTTGTTTTCTATGTCTAAGTCTAAAAGTCCAGGCTTAGATGGTCTGACTGTTAAATTTTATTGCCattttttgatgatttaaaatatatttttcctcACATTGTACAAAGTATCTGGGAAGATAAAGAATTGACAAGAAGTATGAAACAAGGGGTTATTAATCTGGTTTATAAAAAGAGAGGTGATAAAAAACTTTGTTGAAAAATTGGAGGCCTATTAGCCTTTTAAACGTAGATTATAAAATGTTAGCCCGGGTTATGTCAGAGCGGCTTAAGTCTGTTTTACCTTCtattatttctgattttcaGTCTTGCTGTGTGGTTGGGCGTGATATCGCGGATACTATTTTTTGTGTGCGTGATATTATTTATCTTACTACACAGGAAGATCGTGAGGGGTATTTCTCCAAAACACTGCGCTTACCGCTAATAATAACAACATAACTCACAAATAAAATGCAAGGGCTCGACCACGCCGAGGCACAAGGGCTCGACCACGCCGAAGCTGATTTAATTAACCAAAAACTAAATCACCTTTCACAATACACAAATCCATACCATCCTAAATACACATGAATAATTGCCAAAaacttgtatataaaaaaaataataaaaattttcCTGTAAACTAGCGTGTGAGCCGGTCAACGTGGTCTCGCTGAATGAAAAAAGCACGTGCCTCGCACTAGTCACCTACACGCGTACCTACACGCCACTCGGTAAAACTCGTCACTTTCCGTAACCGACCGTGCTTGCCACGTGGCGGTTCTCTACGCTATAGGAGAAAACAATTTCAGTCTAATTCATTACATTCAAAcgaatgaaattatatttctcCAAAAACACTGCGCTTACCGCTAATAATAACAACATAACTCACAAATAAAATGCAAGGGCTCGACCACGCCGAGGCTGAATCAAAGAAAGGGAAGAATATTGACGTAAAAATTATAAGCCCAAATGTTTTGACACCGAAAGCCTGTGTCCTAAGGAATCTTTTACGTAGCCGTCTTTGGCGTTCTCGGAACGCCACCTGCCGTGTCTTTTGAATAACCTATCTGATATACCCGCGTTAGCCGCGCTCGTTGCTCCACCAGAACGTAAACTATGAAGCCCATACCGTTTTATATCTGGGACAAAAGGACTGAAAGCCTCCATAAAAAGCTCCCTCATTCTGGTGTAAGATACTGCTTTGCTATCCAACCGACAAATAAAACCATTGGCAGTTTTCGATAACGCCTGGAAAATGAATTCGTTTGAATTGAAGCTAGCTGAGGCGAAAAATCGCTCAATATTTGCCACGGGACAAAGCCGAGTCCCTTAGCGCGCAATAACCACCCGGGCTCCATCTCTGTAAACATCTGTCTTACTTTTGCGAACTAGAACCAGCATATGTGTCTCAAAAAACTGAAAATCAGATCTCTTTAATTCTAACAGTTCAGATACTCTGAAAAAAACCTGCATATCCAACCAAACATGCGCACACGGTGCGCTGGTTGTAAAGATTATTGTCACTACTGTATTTATCGAACATTCTGCCAAGAATTTCCGGAGTAATAGGATCTTTCTTCATCTTAGGTACCGACAAACGTCTCTTTGCCCCTTCCAGTGTGTTCTTAACTAAGACAGACTCTGTAGGAGAAGATATTCCCACTACATGATGAGCCCATTGTAAACTATAAAAAGCCGTTAACACAGGACTTGGAGAATTCACTTGTTGAACCAGAGATGCTATATACACTGATACGTGAATAGGATTGGCGGGAAAAGCAATCACTGTCTGTCAAACCGTTGCTTTTGGCCCACCTTTTCCATCTTAGAAATCCGCGATGATACGTCTTAGCGGTAGTAGTGGCTTTACACTCAGTCAATAAGTCCGGAACTAAGCTCACGGTATCAGCTAATTCACCCGGTAGTTCTGATATATCGTCTCTGAAAGCCTGCAAAAAACATTCGTATAAGGAATCCTTAATGCATATACAAACGATTAGTCAAAACACggcttacatgtatataccagagtcattatgtatgtacatgtatctaagcTAATCAATAGCAAAACAACAAACGACTTAATTTGACGCCCTAGTCTTATGTCTACCtaggtctactgtacacacTGTGCCATCACCATACCACCACCAATCCGGATTAGTATAcaccactaccaccaccacGAAAATCTAGCCTCAATGCCAGCATTCTGAATGGGAGGTCCACGTTtccaaacaaatatttattccCCCTCCCGGGCATATACGATTGTTTGTTAGTAGGCAAATACACCATTCCCACCACCTCAGGGATATAGCCATCACCAGTGGGGCATAAAAAAGGCCAAAAACTCGCGGACCTCCACAACGGAACCACCATAGTCCCGTACGCACTACACTGACGCATATATTTCAGTACCCTGTGCACAATACACACGGGTGGCACAAACCAGCCGTTTACACCAAACCAATCGGCTGTAAATGCGTCTACGCCATTACTCTCAATACTCCAATGACGAGAGTAAAAAACTGGGAGTTTACTATTAATATGATTAGCAAACCAATCGATCTCATGAGGGCCCCATAACCCCTCCAGCCACTGGAAAATCTCATCAGAGACTGACCAATCGTCAGAATCAACTAGTCGGCTCAAAACATCAGCCTGGTCATTCAGATCTCTAGGGATCCATTCAACGTCTAAGGAAACATTAGTTCTCAAACAGGTACGAAAAATCGTGTAAGCAATTTCTTGTAAACATGGCTTCATACTGCCTCTAGATACAATTCGTACTACATTTTGGTTATCCGTGAACCACTTCACTCTCTTGTCTCTCAGCAAATGCTCCATAGACATAAACACATTTCTCACTGCTGTAAGTTCCCGCCAAGTAGAACTTTGCTCCTTCTCAGCATCTGACCACATGCCGTGAGCGGTGCCGTTCGGCGTATCTACAACGTAACCGCCATAACCTGTGTTACTGGCGTCACTATATACAACCGTGTGACAAGCACAGTCTTCTGTAAAATTTCTAACATTCAAATCCGACACATTATCTCCCCAAAAATTCAATTGCTTAACACTGTCATCTGACAGCGATATAGCACTGTTCCATGATATAGATTCAGAGATATCTACACTTAAACTCTTTGTCATAATGTACACTACGTTGCCTAAGACATAGGACATTGACACAATCTGCCCTACAGCAGATGCTACCTTACGTACAGGTACTCGCCCACACATACGTATATCTTCCAAAACGTCACTTATATACATAGACAATTTGTCAAGCCTGGGCTGTGTAATACTTAAAATACCTTCAACAGTATCAATGGAGTTGCCCAAAAACACTAGTTTCCTAACAGGAATCCAAGTCGATTTCTCGGGCTTGGGTACAAAACCGCTAGCTATCAGGTCATGCTTGACCTGACTCGCCATATGTGCGCACGCGCTCTCGTCACTATGCACACCTAACCCGTCATCTAGGTACATGAGTATTTGTTTACCCTCGCCACGCCACTTTTTCACTAGTGGTCTGGTGACTTTGGTGTAAATATAACAAGCTGAACTCAACCCAAAAGGCAGTACCATGAATTTAAAATATCTTACTTTGTTTCCGAAAACCCAGGAAAAACCGAGAAAATTAGTATGCGGTTCAAATATTTCGATATGATGATAAGCCGAATGGATGTCAAATTTGAAACAATAACAGCCCTGCGTAACAAATTGCATAGCAGTTCTCATATCTTCAAATTTCACACTGGACTTCCAGATATGTTTATTTACGTGTCTTAAATCTAATATTAACCGTTTTTTCCCGGAATTTTGGACAGAAACTGTCAGAGGATTTACAACAAACGGAGGCGTCTCACACTCAACAATCAAAGATCTAACTAATAAGTCATTAATTGCATCTACCACAAACTCTGCTTGTTTTAGAGACGAAACATTGTTCTTCAAAACAATCGAGGGAGGCGTGGAATAAACAGATAAAACGGAATTTTGTAACCAAGTTTCAACGTCTCAATAATGAACTCACTACTGCCAATATATTCCCAAAACCTTATACTGTTCCTGAGTCTACCTCTCACAATTATCTTGGCTTGCCCCTGTTCATATTCGTAATAATCTTCCGTAAATTCGGAAAGTTTATCTGATAAATGACAGTTCTCACTGGTATACTTATCTTTTACAAACTTGGCCTCATCACTGTGGTTTTGTCCGGGTAGATGCTGCTGCTGAGGCGTTCGATCTTTGGTTGTTCGGACACTCACTCCTCCAATGGTTGAAGGATCCACAGGAATAGCATGCTCCGTGTTGCTGTCCCCTCCGTGCGTATAATCCAGAGTTCCCGTGAAAAACTGGCGGTCCTGCAAACCATTCCTGCACGGAGGGCCCTCTAAAGGGCTGCTGAAGAGGACCAGAAGAATGATTCCCGCCATTGCCCACGCTGCTACGCCCACTAATTTGCCTCTTAGAATTAGCGGCCTTAGATTTCTTCTTTTTGATAGCCCTATTCTCGGCTCTGTTGATCTTTCCCTCATCCTCGCTGTCACTCGCTATAGGATTAGATTCGTATTGTCTAACGGTTTCCCAACCGCCTTCGCTGGAATCTGCTATCTTAATTAGTTTGTTTCTCCTTGAAACTTTGTCCTTCAAT
The nucleotide sequence above comes from Argopecten irradians isolate NY chromosome 1, Ai_NY, whole genome shotgun sequence. Encoded proteins:
- the LOC138336517 gene encoding uncharacterized protein, yielding MRTAMQFVTQGCYCFKFDIHSAYHHIEIFEPHTNFLGFSWVFGNKVRYFKFMVLPFGLSSACYIYTKVTRPLVKKWRGEGKQILMYLDDGLGVHSDESACAHMASQVKHDLIASGFVPKPEKSTWIPVRKLVFLGNSIDTVEGILSITQPRLDKLSMYISDVLEDIRMCGRVPVRKVASAVGQIVSMSYVLGNVVYIMTKSLSVDISESISWNSAISLSDDSVKQLNFWGDNVSDLNVRNFTEDCACHTVVYSDASNTGYGGYVVDTPNGTAHGMWSDAEKEQSSTWRELTAVRNVFMSMEHLLRDKRVKWFTDNQNVVRIVSRGSMKPCLQEIAYTIFRTCLRTNVSLDVEWIPRDLNDQADVLSRLVDSDDWSVSDEIFQWLEGLWGPHEIDWFANHINSKLPVFYSRHWSIESNGVDAFTADWFGVNGWFVPPVCIVHRVLKYMRQCSAYGTMVVPLWRSASFWPFLCPTGDGYIPEVVGMVYLPTNKQSYMPGRGNKYLFGNVDLPFRMLALRLDFRGGGSGVY